One genomic region from Caldanaerovirga acetigignens encodes:
- a CDS encoding sodium ion-translocating decarboxylase subunit beta, whose translation GNFILMHAMGPNVAGVIGSAIAAGVLLSLYGG comes from the coding sequence GGGAATTTCATTCTCATGCACGCAATGGGGCCTAATGTGGCAGGTGTAATAGGTTCTGCAATAGCTGCGGGAGTGCTGCTTTCGCTATATGGGGGATAA